The DNA window GCTGATCGACGTCTCGGTTTCGAGCGTCACCGTGCGAACTCGTCCGCTCGAGGCCGCGACGACGATGAGGATTCGATGCGAGCTCATCGGGATAATCTCGACGCGTTCGAGGATCGCATCCTGCAATGCCGGAAGCACGAGCAGGGATAGCTGCTTGGAAAATTTCGCAAGGATCGTCGCCGATTCGCGCACAACATCCTCGGCCGTTACGGCGTTCGAGATCGACTGCGCGATCGCCGCGCGTTCGTTGGCCGAAAGATGTTCGAGTAACATCAGGCTGTCGACATACAGGCGGTACCCTTTGTCGGTGGGCATCCTTCCCGCACTGGTGTGGGGATGGTCGATGTATCCCAGGTACTCCAGATCCGCCATCACGTTGCGCAATGTCGCATCGGAAAGGCCCAACGAACTGATCCGCGATATATATCGAGAGCCGACCGGGTTCGCGGTAAGCACATACTGCTGCACCACCAGGCGCAAAATCTCGCGCTGGCGATCGGTGAGCGAATCCGCTCCGACAGGTTCAATGCTTTTGTGGCGTGCCATTTGGTCGTTCGCTGAAAACAAGAAGGGGTGAAGGTAGGGTTTCGATTGCCTGGAAGTAGTAACCAGGGTAGGATTATATTAATACTCTCAATGCAACGTCATTCTGAGCGAAGCGAAGAATCCCTCGATGAAACCCTGTGAGGCTCCGCCAAAGGGATTCTTCGCTTCCCTCAGAATGACGTAGGTATAAGCGGGTCAAACCGGGGCCATT is part of the Bacteroidota bacterium genome and encodes:
- the hrcA gene encoding heat-inducible transcription repressor HrcA, which encodes MARHKSIEPVGADSLTDRQREILRLVVQQYVLTANPVGSRYISRISSLGLSDATLRNVMADLEYLGYIDHPHTSAGRMPTDKGYRLYVDSLMLLEHLSANERAAIAQSISNAVTAEDVVRESATILAKFSKQLSLLVLPALQDAILERVEIIPMSSHRILIVVAASSGRVRTVTLETETSISRSKLDELAGVLNARLSGKTFREVKAIFAESIRDLPLEEQSILRVFLGAPERLFDDPGTERVKISGANNMFTQPEFQRRGTYSSEEVQSIIELIENEEVVIHILEGSGAADSRTDAMPVSIKIGSELDSGWMSNYSIISTTYRIGDQHGTIAVIGPKRMDYGRVTPVVEYVAQAMSNTLASRQ